The following proteins come from a genomic window of Candidatus Sulfotelmatobacter sp.:
- a CDS encoding cytochrome c, protein MKERWLAVVVIALALTSCGKSQNSGSSEPATPSATSAAPAHPESTAAVPAVSKYDSGPRASEHPVDQGLAAKGKILFTARGCVACHAFGKVLTCPDLVGVPHQRSAEWMTQQILHPDVMVKEDPITMELRTHYKLPMTNQNVKPDEAKALIEYIKSMDKPAN, encoded by the coding sequence ATGAAGGAACGCTGGCTCGCAGTGGTCGTGATCGCTCTGGCACTCACGTCGTGCGGCAAGTCGCAGAATTCCGGCAGCTCGGAGCCGGCCACGCCCTCGGCGACCTCGGCCGCGCCGGCCCACCCCGAATCCACGGCCGCCGTCCCGGCAGTGTCGAAATACGACTCGGGACCGCGCGCGTCGGAGCACCCGGTGGATCAGGGGCTGGCCGCCAAGGGCAAGATCCTGTTCACCGCGCGAGGCTGCGTCGCCTGCCATGCCTTCGGCAAGGTGCTCACCTGTCCCGATCTCGTCGGGGTGCCGCACCAGCGCAGCGCCGAGTGGATGACGCAGCAGATCCTCCACCCGGACGTGATGGTGAAAGAAGACCCGATCACCATGGAGCTGCGCACGCACTACAAGTTGCCGATGACCAATCAGAACGTGAAGCCCGACGAGGCCAAAGCGCTAATCGAATACATCAAGTCCATGGACAAGCCGGCGAACTGA
- a CDS encoding PQQ-dependent sugar dehydrogenase, with the protein MFQRHALMVRRQQFVFLLLSTLSAPIASRPAAAVVQVPANFVNETLATGLNEPNSFAFLPDGRLLFTEQRTGNVRLFANGHVSATILVTVPSLESAAYERGLQGVAVDPAWPARPYVYLYYSRTNGFIRLVRYTASGDLSVATGENLLLSAPLLLIDDLPDLTVYHQSGCLRFGPDGMLYVSVGDDDSGYCLAYDPTTLHGDILRLRVSTLPAGGGPQVSRALLAAPGNFFAASPDSNARLVYAYGMRNPWRIQVDRVTGIVYGCDVGESDFEEENEIRPGDWLGWPYREGYKIMIRPSCPEPGGPGTLAFKAPIAVFGRDTNLHAVVSGGPYEPAVGGSNNWPPAYYAQRGDVFYGDYFMGYLRRLSYIGGAWQRAAPVPGQPDDSTWASGLISSVDFLVGPDGSLWWMSQFDSTLFGQTGTLNRIRYVGPTAVPPSAPVAMTLHVAPNPFHDITRLSFALASRARARLSIYDVAGRLVRTLWNGEAPAGETRAAWDGEDARGVRVPPGAYLARLELEGEEPVTARVMRVR; encoded by the coding sequence TTGTTCCAGCGCCACGCCCTGATGGTCCGCCGCCAGCAGTTCGTCTTCCTGCTGCTGTCCACCCTGAGCGCGCCGATCGCGAGCCGTCCGGCCGCCGCGGTGGTTCAGGTTCCAGCCAACTTCGTGAACGAAACGCTGGCCACGGGTCTCAATGAACCGAACAGCTTCGCGTTCCTTCCCGATGGCCGACTGCTGTTCACCGAGCAGCGGACCGGCAATGTGCGCCTGTTCGCGAACGGCCACGTCAGCGCGACGATCCTGGTCACGGTGCCGTCGCTCGAATCGGCGGCCTACGAGCGCGGGCTGCAAGGGGTGGCGGTGGATCCCGCCTGGCCCGCCCGGCCCTACGTCTATCTCTACTACTCGCGCACCAACGGATTCATACGCCTGGTGCGCTACACGGCGAGCGGGGATCTGAGCGTGGCGACCGGAGAGAATCTGTTGCTCTCCGCGCCGCTCCTGCTGATCGACGATCTTCCCGACCTCACGGTCTATCACCAGTCCGGATGCCTGCGGTTCGGCCCGGATGGAATGCTCTACGTGAGCGTCGGCGACGACGATTCCGGCTACTGCCTGGCCTACGATCCGACCACGCTGCACGGCGACATCCTGCGACTCCGGGTCTCGACGCTGCCGGCCGGCGGCGGCCCGCAGGTATCGCGAGCGCTGCTGGCGGCGCCCGGCAACTTCTTCGCCGCGAGCCCCGACAGCAACGCGCGTCTGGTCTACGCCTACGGCATGCGCAATCCGTGGCGCATCCAGGTCGATCGTGTGACCGGGATCGTCTACGGCTGCGACGTGGGCGAGTCCGATTTCGAGGAGGAGAACGAGATCCGCCCCGGCGACTGGCTGGGATGGCCGTACCGCGAGGGCTACAAGATCATGATCCGGCCCTCGTGCCCCGAGCCGGGTGGCCCGGGAACGCTGGCCTTCAAAGCGCCGATCGCCGTGTTCGGGCGCGACACCAATCTCCACGCGGTGGTGTCGGGCGGCCCGTACGAGCCCGCGGTCGGCGGCAGCAACAACTGGCCGCCGGCCTACTACGCCCAGCGCGGCGACGTGTTCTACGGCGACTACTTCATGGGCTACCTGCGCCGTCTGTCGTACATCGGCGGCGCCTGGCAGCGCGCGGCGCCGGTGCCCGGCCAGCCCGACGACAGCACCTGGGCGAGCGGGCTCATCTCGTCGGTGGATTTCCTGGTCGGTCCCGACGGCAGCCTGTGGTGGATGTCGCAATTCGACTCGACGCTGTTCGGGCAGACCGGGACGCTCAATCGTATTCGCTACGTCGGCCCGACCGCGGTGCCGCCGTCTGCGCCGGTCGCGATGACGCTCCACGTCGCGCCCAATCCGTTTCACGACATCACCCGGCTCTCCTTCGCGCTCGCTTCGCGCGCTCGTGCCAGGCTCTCGATCTACGACGTCGCCGGCCGGCTGGTGCGCACGCTGTGGAACGGCGAGGCGCCGGCCGGAGAGACGCGGGCGGCTTGGGATGGCGAGGACGCGCGCGGCGTGCGCGTGCCCCCCGGCGCGTATCTCGCGCGGCTCGAGCTCGAAGGCGAAGAGCCCGTCACCGCGCGGGTGATGCGAGTGCGCTAG
- a CDS encoding ABC transporter ATP-binding protein, whose translation MPVEIEVRDVHKVYRRDTQEVPVLSGLSLQIQKGEYVALMGPSGSGKTTLLNLIGGIDQPTRGSIEVSGTDIAKLRGAALAKWRSRNIGFIFQLYNLIPVLSAIQNVELPLLLVKMSGAERKKRATTALELVGLGDRLGHFPRQLSGGQEQRVAIARALVSDPELLLADEPTGDLDRKSGGEILDLLSRLNKEFKKTIVMVTHDPHAAERADRMVHLDKGVLSN comes from the coding sequence ATGCCGGTGGAAATCGAAGTGCGAGACGTTCACAAGGTGTACCGCCGCGACACCCAGGAAGTACCGGTGCTCTCGGGTCTCTCGCTGCAGATCCAGAAGGGCGAGTACGTCGCCCTGATGGGGCCCTCGGGCTCGGGCAAGACCACGTTGCTCAACCTGATCGGCGGCATCGATCAGCCGACTCGCGGCAGCATCGAGGTCTCGGGCACCGACATCGCGAAGCTCAGGGGCGCGGCGCTGGCGAAATGGCGCTCGCGGAACATCGGCTTCATCTTTCAGCTCTACAACCTGATCCCGGTGCTGTCGGCGATCCAGAACGTCGAGCTGCCGCTGCTGCTGGTGAAGATGAGCGGCGCCGAGCGGAAGAAACGAGCGACCACGGCGCTCGAGCTGGTCGGCCTGGGCGATCGTCTCGGCCATTTCCCCCGGCAGCTGTCGGGCGGGCAGGAGCAACGGGTCGCGATCGCGCGCGCGCTGGTGAGCGATCCCGAGCTGCTGCTGGCCGACGAGCCGACCGGCGATCTCGATCGCAAGTCGGGCGGCGAGATCCTGGATCTGCTCTCGCGTCTCAACAAGGAGTTCAAGAAGACCATCGTGATGGTGACTCACGACCCGCACGCCGCCGAGCGCGCCGATCGTATGGTGCATCTCGACAAAGGCGTGCTTTCGAACTGA
- a CDS encoding efflux RND transporter periplasmic adaptor subunit — protein MSSATPNLSSLRINRDDPPPRPRGGTWVRALIIGLLFAVAAFLALRLAADRARPVSLGSATATGGGTVSAEGISANGYVVARTKASVSAKISGRLEYLGVAEGSHVKRDEVIARLESGDYAAQLAAASAQVAQVEAQLAQSRRELKRAQELRRDDLNSTLDLETAETNVEVLEAQLKSAQAQERLAEVNLENTRVRAPFDGTVLRKDAEVGEIVAPSSAGGGLTRTAIVTMADLSTLEVEVDVNEAYIAQVRNGQPARMTLDAYPDTSFRGAVRQVVPTADRQKATVLVKVSILDRDPRILPEMGAKVVFLRGGGAPAAVAPRRVTVPKEAVAQRDGRSVVWVVTDGVARATTVELGPEHEGVTEIRNGLQGGESIVLSPPPDLKDGARVRAAAGQ, from the coding sequence TTTTCGCCGTCGCGGCCTTCCTCGCGTTGCGTCTGGCCGCCGATCGGGCGCGGCCGGTCAGCCTCGGCAGCGCGACGGCCACCGGCGGCGGCACGGTCTCGGCGGAAGGGATCAGCGCCAATGGCTACGTGGTGGCGCGCACCAAGGCCTCGGTGTCGGCCAAGATCTCGGGACGCCTGGAATATCTCGGGGTCGCCGAGGGTTCGCACGTCAAGCGCGACGAGGTGATCGCTCGCCTCGAATCGGGCGATTACGCGGCCCAGCTCGCCGCAGCGAGTGCCCAGGTGGCCCAGGTGGAAGCTCAGCTCGCCCAGTCGCGGCGCGAGCTCAAGCGCGCCCAGGAACTGCGCCGCGACGACCTCAATTCCACCCTCGATCTCGAGACCGCCGAGACCAACGTCGAGGTGCTCGAGGCCCAGCTCAAGTCCGCACAGGCGCAGGAGAGACTGGCCGAGGTCAATCTCGAGAACACGCGCGTCCGAGCGCCGTTCGATGGCACCGTGCTGCGCAAGGACGCCGAGGTCGGCGAGATCGTCGCGCCCTCGTCGGCGGGCGGCGGACTCACGCGCACCGCGATCGTCACCATGGCCGATCTCAGCACGCTCGAGGTCGAAGTGGACGTCAACGAGGCCTACATCGCGCAGGTGCGAAACGGCCAGCCGGCGCGCATGACGCTCGACGCCTATCCCGACACCTCGTTCCGCGGCGCGGTGCGTCAGGTAGTTCCCACCGCCGATCGCCAGAAGGCCACGGTGCTGGTGAAGGTCTCGATCCTCGATCGCGATCCACGCATCCTGCCCGAAATGGGCGCCAAGGTGGTGTTCCTTCGGGGGGGCGGCGCTCCAGCGGCGGTGGCGCCGCGCCGCGTGACGGTGCCCAAGGAGGCGGTCGCTCAGCGCGACGGGCGCAGCGTGGTCTGGGTGGTGACCGACGGTGTCGCGCGCGCGACGACGGTCGAGCTCGGCCCGGAACACGAGGGCGTGACGGAAATTCGAAACGGTTTGCAGGGCGGCGAGAGCATCGTGCTGTCACCGCCGCCGGATCTCAAGGACGGCGCCCGCGTCCGGGCCGCCGCGGGTCAGTGA
- a CDS encoding ABC transporter permease: MAIPFVYNLRNVQQRPVATLTTAVGVGLTVSIFIGALALAAGFRAALISTGSPDNVILLRKGADSEISSGISRDAVNILRAYSDVKAGPDGRPLVTADLVVVTNKDRLGMKGSSNVTVRGVDPAGVGVRTHLVIQPGGRMFTPGTDEVIVGTRVAKRFANCAIGDRIVFQQRSFEVVGHFTAEGSAFESEIWGDASVLGPALGRENTFQTVTFRMKDPSRFDALKAEIERDPRLQVQAKREKDFYAEQSEFFTNLITGVGVFITLIMAIGAVFGAANTMYAAIGARTREIATLLVLGFRPGAIMVSFLVESVLICLLGGVIGCLIALPINGIATSTTNFQSFSEVGFAFAVTPPALLAGLIFSVLMGLFGGFFPALRAARQVPATALRGG, from the coding sequence ATGGCGATTCCGTTCGTCTACAACCTGCGCAACGTCCAGCAGCGGCCGGTCGCCACGCTCACGACCGCGGTCGGCGTTGGACTCACGGTCTCCATCTTCATCGGCGCGCTGGCGCTCGCCGCCGGGTTCCGGGCCGCGCTCATCAGCACCGGCTCGCCCGACAACGTCATCCTGCTGCGCAAGGGCGCCGACAGCGAGATTTCGAGCGGGATCTCGCGCGACGCGGTCAACATCCTGCGCGCCTACTCCGACGTGAAAGCCGGCCCTGATGGCAGGCCCCTCGTCACCGCCGATCTGGTGGTGGTCACCAACAAGGACCGTCTCGGCATGAAGGGCTCCTCCAACGTCACCGTGCGCGGAGTGGATCCGGCCGGCGTAGGCGTGCGCACGCATCTCGTGATTCAACCCGGCGGCCGCATGTTCACGCCCGGAACCGACGAGGTGATCGTGGGGACACGCGTGGCGAAACGATTCGCGAACTGCGCGATCGGGGATCGAATCGTTTTTCAGCAGCGCTCGTTCGAGGTGGTGGGCCACTTCACCGCCGAGGGCTCGGCGTTCGAGTCCGAGATCTGGGGCGACGCGTCGGTGCTCGGGCCGGCGCTCGGGCGCGAGAACACTTTCCAGACCGTGACTTTCCGCATGAAGGACCCGTCGCGCTTCGACGCGCTCAAGGCCGAGATCGAACGCGATCCGCGGCTGCAGGTTCAGGCCAAGCGCGAAAAGGATTTCTACGCCGAGCAGTCGGAGTTCTTCACGAATCTCATCACCGGCGTCGGGGTCTTCATCACGCTGATCATGGCGATCGGCGCGGTATTCGGGGCGGCCAACACCATGTACGCCGCGATCGGTGCGCGCACCCGCGAGATCGCGACGCTGTTGGTGCTCGGCTTCCGGCCGGGCGCGATCATGGTTTCGTTCCTGGTCGAGTCGGTGCTGATCTGTCTGCTCGGCGGGGTGATCGGCTGCCTGATCGCGCTGCCCATCAACGGCATCGCCACCAGCACCACCAACTTCCAGTCGTTCAGCGAGGTCGGATTCGCCTTCGCGGTCACACCGCCGGCGCTGCTCGCCGGCCTGATCTTCTCGGTGCTGATGGGGCTGTTCGGCGGCTTCTTTCCAGCGCTGCGGGCGGCCCGGCAGGTGCCGGCGACCGCGCTGCGCGGCGGCTGA
- a CDS encoding FtsX-like permease family protein, protein MSILSLVLVNLGRNKRRTILTTLSVMVGVFLFCALGGVLDTMNRSIQLGSLTRLVTRNKISLVFPMPYSYRDRLAAVPGIRRVGIQNWFGGVDPKDPHNFFAQFAVDDNFLAIYRPDVDLVEYSTPQVETGVPEGNDPRLASFFQEQTACIVGKQLMVKNGWKLGQTITVSGTIYPGDWPMTIRAVYVAKRKNFGEQTVFFHFKYLDEKGMGGSKSIGIYVLDLANPDQAATIAKTVDAMFVNSSAATLTESEQAFQAGFISMYGNVPFVLRVIGLAIVFAILLVAANTMMTTFRERTSEFGVLKTLGFADSTVFGIVLAEAALITLGGGIAGALLAKLLIEGSGFSMNGFLPPMSVYWSTVLVGVGIAVLMGAVSGLIPAWRAANLRIVDALRRVD, encoded by the coding sequence GTGAGCATCCTCAGCCTGGTGCTGGTGAATCTCGGCCGCAACAAGCGCCGCACCATTCTCACCACGCTCAGCGTGATGGTCGGCGTGTTCCTGTTCTGCGCACTCGGCGGCGTGCTCGACACCATGAATCGCTCGATCCAGCTCGGCAGCCTCACGCGTCTGGTGACGCGCAACAAGATCTCGCTGGTCTTCCCGATGCCGTACTCCTACCGCGATCGGCTCGCGGCGGTGCCCGGCATCCGCCGCGTCGGCATTCAGAACTGGTTCGGCGGCGTGGATCCCAAGGACCCGCACAACTTCTTCGCCCAATTCGCGGTGGACGACAACTTCCTCGCCATCTACCGGCCGGACGTGGATCTCGTCGAGTACAGCACACCGCAGGTCGAGACCGGCGTGCCGGAAGGCAACGATCCGCGACTGGCCTCATTCTTCCAGGAACAGACCGCCTGCATCGTCGGGAAGCAGTTGATGGTGAAGAACGGCTGGAAGCTCGGCCAGACCATCACCGTGAGCGGCACCATCTATCCGGGCGACTGGCCGATGACGATCCGCGCGGTCTACGTCGCCAAACGGAAGAACTTCGGCGAGCAGACCGTGTTCTTCCATTTCAAGTATCTCGACGAGAAAGGCATGGGCGGCTCGAAGTCGATCGGCATTTACGTGCTGGATCTCGCCAATCCCGACCAGGCAGCCACGATCGCGAAGACCGTGGATGCGATGTTCGTCAATTCATCGGCCGCGACGCTGACCGAGAGCGAGCAGGCGTTCCAGGCGGGCTTCATCAGCATGTACGGCAACGTACCATTCGTCCTGCGGGTCATCGGCCTCGCGATCGTGTTCGCGATCCTGCTGGTCGCCGCGAACACCATGATGACCACCTTTCGCGAGCGCACTTCCGAATTCGGCGTCCTCAAGACCCTCGGCTTCGCCGACTCGACCGTATTCGGCATCGTGCTCGCCGAGGCCGCGCTCATCACCCTGGGGGGCGGAATCGCCGGGGCGCTACTCGCCAAACTCCTGATCGAAGGGAGCGGCTTCAGCATGAACGGCTTCCTGCCCCCGATGAGCGTCTACTGGAGCACGGTGCTCGTCGGCGTCGGCATCGCGGTGCTGATGGGCGCGGTGAGCGGGCTGATTCCGGCCTGGCGCGCGGCGAATCTCCGGATCGTCGACGCGCTGCGGCGCGTGGACTGA